The DNA region GATCGTTGGGACTGCCGGCCAGATAAACATTTCACCAATGGTTAGGATAATCATTCCGACTAAAAATCCAGTAAAAGCGCTGGCATTGCCTGCAACTAAGAAAGAAACAATAAATATTCCCATTCCAATGATTATTTGTACCTTTAGTGTAGTAGCTAGGCGTTTAATTAATCCATTCAATAATGGTTGACCAAGAACAATTAATGCTCCATTAATTGTCCATAATAGGCTGTATTGCATTAAAGAAATATTAATTTCTTGTGTGTAAGTCGCAATAGTTGTCTGCCATTGAACATAACCCACCCAGCATAACAGATAACCCGTACAAAGAATTAATAACGCATATAGTTTCACTCGACTTTTCAATACTACTCCATTTGCAAGAGAGTTGTTGGCTTGTTTTACAGCCCCTGCCTCAATTCCTTTATAACCAAATACAGCGATTAGTAAAAAGATGACAAACATAATTGTGTTGGCAAGGAAGATTAAATCAAAAGAATAATTAGCAACAATCCCTCCAAGAGCTGCACCGACGGCTACACCTAAGTTTTGTGCCACATAGATAGCGTTGAAGGCTTTGCGACCGCCCTCTTTCCATACTGAACCTGCCATAGCAAACATTGCTGGGAAAATCACACCAGTTCCAAAGCCAATAAGGATTTGAAAGACAATGTATTCTGGCCAGCCGTGCCAAAACGTTAATCCAACAAGGGCTGAAAGGGTGATGGAGATTCCTAGTAGAATCGATTTATAGCCACCAATTTTATCAAATAAACTACCGCCATATAGATTTCCAATGACGCTAGCTCCTGCATTTAACATTAATACTACACCTGCAACCGATAACGATTTACCTAAATGATCGTGAATATAGATGGTATTTAAAGGCCATAAAAAAGAAGAGCCTGTTACATTCACTGCCATTCCAATGATTAAGAGCCATAAGGCACGTGGCACGAAAACCGCTCCTTTACCTATTAACTATTTAATTTCCAAAGGTTATTTTATTCCTATTTCTGATTCCGTGCAATCTCTTTTTGTTTTCTATTTTTCAGTCATGAGATGGATTTGCTCTCCATTGGCTACCATAGTTGCTCTTTCCTTTTGGCTTCAGTCGCGCGAGATTCAGCCTCGATTCCGCGCAATTCAGCGTTTATTCCGCGACACGCAACAAATCCTTCATCCAATTGACAGTTAGACAAAAATTTGTCACAATAATCATTAGAAAACACTGTTCTCCTAAGAGAAACAGTGTTTTCCTCACCGAATTATTTTAGGCTCTTACTCTAAACTTCTTATTCTTTCTTGGTCGGACGAATTAAGAGTTTAGTGGAAGGGTCTATTTTTTTACTGCTGGTGCTACTGGTTGTTGTGCAGGGAAATAGCTATTTACGGCATGGTCTTTTTTCTTAAAGTTATCTGTTTCTGCCTGAACAGCCTTTTTCACCTTTTCAATTTCCTGGTCAAGCTCCTTCATATCGACACCTTTTTTAACTAACTCTTCAGTTGCAAGACGAATCGCATTATTTGATTGAACAGTTGATTCTCTTAATGAATCCATTGATCCTTGTGGATTGTGGAAGCCTGAAGAATTTTCTGCTGCAACAAAATCCCAGAACCATTGACCCTTACGGACAAATTCCTGTGCTTGCTTGATCTTGTCTTCGCTTACACCAGAAGTAATCATTTTGTTTACATAATAATGTGCAGTTGTTGATATATTCTGTGCTTCATGTAAAGCACTAAAGTTCGTTTCTTGTATGTCAGCAACACGGTCTTTTAATTTATCTAAATCACGGTCACCGTGACATTGTCCGCAAGATGTGTCCATTGTTTTAAGCGGTGAAGTCCACCAGTGGGATGTAATCTTTCTCTTTCCATCAACACGCTCAAACGGCATATGGCAATCTGCGCAGCTAACGTTTGCTTTTCCGTGTGTGCCTTGTGCATGTGTTTCGAATTCAGAGTGCTGTGCCTTTAACATTGGCGCTCCTGAAATATTGCTAATCCAGTCTTTTTCGAAGCCGTTTTCTTTAGCAATTGTATTATAGTATTCATATATATCTTCTGGTTTGAAGCCTTCAGCCCATGGGAAGATAACTTCACTATTACTAGCAGCAAAATGATATTCCACGTGACACTGACCGCAAACATAGCTACGCATATCGTTCTTAGTCGGATTAGAAACATCAATACCTTGGGATTCTAAACCTTTCGTGAAGCTAGGACGAGTGATGCGTAAATCCATTGTCTCTGGATCATGACAATCAGAACAGCCGATTGGCGAGTGGCCCATTGCTTCACCTTTCGTCCAAATCTCACTATTAAAATTTGCCCCCCAATAGTCGTCGCCCATTTCTTCAAGCATTTGTGGGACTGCAGTAGATTTACACGTATAGCATGAACCAACTGATTTATCAGTAATACGTTTAACATTTTTTATGTCTTCAAGTGCGTACGTATGACCGCGGTCCTCATTATATTCAACAGCGAAACCATATCCGTTGAAAAGTACTGGTAGTAGTGGCTCTTTATCCGGATCGTACTTGCTACGTTTTACTGAACCGCCGTAAGTTGTGTCTTCCATTTTTTCATTTTTCATATAGCTATTATATTGAAGCGGAAATAAATCTTTGAACGCTTCATTGCTTATCTCATCTGCAGAAAGGCCTGTAGTCTCCTTGGAATCTGATGCATTTGCTGTTTTGCTCTCACCGTCATTACTACAACCTGTAATGATTAGGACAAATGTCAACAGAAGGAGGTATGCCCCATAACGGAACCTCTTCATTCTTAAAATCCTCCCTTAATTTTTAATAAATCGCCTGATTTAGCTGGCTTATCAAATGTATCATCTTTAAAGTCTGCTCCATGTGGTACTGTTTGGTGACAGGACATACAGTTGTCTTTAGAATCATGTGATACATTCGTAACCGTACTTGCATGACAGTCTGCACAATTTTGATTAATGACTCTCATCGTACGTGAGGTCGCATAAATCCGATCTGGTATATCCTCAGTACCTAGAGTATTGTAGTAGATATGAGTCATACCCGCGCGACCTTTAAAAAATAATTTCCCTACCTCACTTTCATGCGGCAGGTGGCAATCATTGCACTGCAACTCCGAGTGAGTGGAATCAACGAAGGATGTATAAACATTTTCCATCGTGTGGCAATTTTGGCAGAAATTCGGGGAATCTAAGTAAGCCATTGTTTTTACTGTTCCGAAAGATAGAGCGACACCTACTAACAAAGCCACTACTAATAACACCCTTTTATCGATGGCCATCAATTTTTTGAACCATTTTTTAAACATCTTTTCACCTCCCATATAATATCTTTCTCTCTCTAAAAATTTATATAATAAAGTACTTTCGCACTTTACCACCAAAAGGAATGGTATTACTTTTTTCTTCTTTTCACTAAAATGATCATCCCACCAATAGCGATTAAGCCAATTACACTAAAAGCAGCTATTTCAAGCATATTCAAATCATTTTTAGTCTCTTTATTTTGAACTGGTTCATCATCAACAAATTCGACAGTTGGTTTTGTTTCACTACGCTCATACTTCATTGAAAAACTTTTTGAATCTCCCGCTTTTAACCCTTGAAAATTATAAGAAAATATCCCTTCTTCATCTGCATGGGTTTGCTTTTTTTCTGGTTCAGGATCTAGCACAATATTTTCCGCCATTAGCGGTTGGATAAACGAAACATTGAACAGACTGATATCAGCAAAACTTTTAAATTGATAGTCAAGTGACTTTTTTTCTTTATCAACAGTTAATTTATCTGTGTAATATTCAACGACAAATTTATATACTTCATTCGGCTGTATTTCCTCACTAGTTGTCCAAGAAATGGTTCCTTTATCCTCGTCGATTGTGTATTCAATCTCATATACCTTTGATAAATCACTTGAGTAATCTGCAACATAGCCAACACGGAAGTTCTTCTCGTCCATTGGTAGGGGAATTTCGATTTGTCCTTTTTGCGGCTGATCCGTCTGGTTAAGCATTGTTCCCTGGTAACCAATTAATAACGGGGGGTGCTCTTTCTTTTCATCATTTGGATGGTAAGCAAACTCAGGCATAACCTTAATAGATAACTCTTCAAAGGTTAGGATATTTTTATTTTCCTCGGCAGTTGTTATTGATGGATATATCATTAGCAATAAACAAAAAAGAATGTTTAGAATGACCAGGTATTTTTTCATTTTCATGCTTCCTTTCAGGATGTGAATAAATTGTGAACGCATTCACAATAAAATGTAAAAAAAATTAATAAACATTTTATTCTTAAATTATTAAAAATTTTTGAATTTTCCGCGAGCACATTGATACCTTATTTATATCTTATTTATCCCATTTTAGCCTAACTCAATCTGTGACCTAAATCACAAAAATAATTTGAGATATTTCTAATTTGTGAACACGGATTTTTCCTTATTTACACTGTGTTTTCTATGTTTTTCTCAATAAAAAGCCCTCAACGGATTGTTGAAGGCTTTTTGCTTTTAGGATGATTAATTCTTTTCTTGATGGAATTTAGATTTTACAGGCTGTCCGCCTGAATCTTCATATTTCTTCTTTGCTTGTTTTACAATATCAAAATCTTTTCCCGCCTCAAGATCTTGATTATTGATTCCATTACGTGTTTTTTGTTCAGGATTTTGTTGTTTCGAGCGCTTTTTCAAGAGTATTCTCCCCTTCCTCCTGCCGTATGGCCTCCCTGTAAAATCATCGTATTTTGCATCTGCTGTATCTGAAGCCTCATCCGATGAAGCTGATCCCGCTGCTGGGCGTTGGCGCTATGTGCCATCTTGGCAATATCCTGATATGTTTGTTCCAGTCGCTGCAACGCTGTCGTATAATCATCATCGTTATAGTGCTCCTGAAGGCTACTTTCTTTAAATTCATCCTGGGCATATCGAATAGCATCCTCACATTGCTGCATTAACTCACTCATTGAATCACGAGTAGCCATCTTAAAACCCCCTTATATTTATAAAGCACCCACTATTTATAAGAAATGAAGCAAAAACGCTTCATTTCTTATTGTGTTCTCTCTTGTCTTTCCTATTACACCAAGCAAACGATAATTACTGGCAATTTCCTTGAAAGATTTACAATTGGATATACCACTAACTTCGTGTTAGAATTCAACTATTATTCATAAAAAATTTTTATACAAAAAGGAGGTTGCTGATATGATTCAGACCAACCCTTTTCCATATGCATCCGATGATAAACGATACCATACGTGGAATTACCACCTCCGCCAACAATTTGGCCATAAGGTTTTTAAGGTGGCTTTGGATGGCGGTTTTGACTGCCCAAACCGGGATGGCACTGTCGCACATGGCGGTTGTACATTTTGCAGCGCTTCCGGTTCCGGAGATTTTGCAGGTAACCGTGTCGAAACACTAGAAACACAATTTCAAGAAATCAAGGAAAAAATGCATACAAAATGGAAAGACGGGAAATACATGGCGTATTTTCAGGCATTCACAAACACACACGCGCCTGTTGATGTCCTTCGTGAAAAATTTGAAACAGTGCTTAAACAGGAGGGAGTTGTTGGATTATCCATCGCCACTCGACCTGATTGCCTCCCTGATGATGTTGTTGAATATTTAGCTGAGCTGAACGAAAGAACCTATCTTTGGGTAGAGCTTGGCTTACAAACCGTTCATGAACGGACTGCTCTTTTAATTAATCGTGCCCATGATTTCCAGTGCTATGTTGAAGGCGTCAATAAGCTAAGAAAACACGGGATCCGAATTTGCTCGCACATCATAAATGGCTTGCCGCTTGAATCTACTGAAATGATGATGAAAACAGCTCGTGAAGTGGCCAAGCTTGATGTCCAAGGAATAAAAATTCATTTACTGCATCTGCTCAAAGGTACACCGATGGTTAAACAATATGAAAAGGGCATGCTAGATTTTCTTTCTCAAGAGGATTATGTAAATTTAGTATGTGACCAATTGGAGATTTTACCGCCAGAAATGATTGTCCATCGCATTACTGGTGATGGACCGATTGATTTGATGGTCGGACCGATGTGGAGTGTAAACAAGTGGGAAGTACTTAATGCTATTGATGCGGAGCTAAAAAGACGAGACAGTTATCAAGGTAAATTTTATCAAGTGAGTAAAGCTGGGATTTAATATGAAGATGGATAAAATCCTCCCTTTTACTAAGAACTTACTTAAGAAAGCAGTAAAAAGTGGAGAAATTGTTGTCGATGCTACAGTAGGAAATGGCCATGATACATTATTTTTAGCCGAACTTGTTGGAGAATCGGGCAGAGTTTTTGGGTTTGATGTTCAGGAGCAAGCAATTTCTGCAACGAAGGAACGATTGAGCCAGTACGGATACCTTGAACGAGTAACTATTTTTCATACAGGACATGAACAACTTGAAAAAATGATACCTTCAGAATATCATGGGAAAATAACGGGGGCTGTTTTTAATTTAGGTTATTTGCCAAATAGTGATAAATCGATTTTCACAAGACCAGAGTCAACGATTTCAGCTGTTGAACAGATGATTTCTGTCTTGGCGCCAGAAGGGATTATTGTCCTTGTGATTTATCACGGCTTTCCCGAAGGTGCTGTTGAGCGCGATGCTTTACTAAGCTATTGCCAACAGATTGATCAAAAGACAGCGCATGTTTTAAAATATCAGTATATTAACCAACAAAATAATCCGCCCTTTATCATTGCAATCGAGAAAATCTAAAACCAGGCTCAGCCTGGTTTTTTATTTTGATTCAAGATATTTCGGTTTTCTATTCCCTCGAGTGACAAATGCAGGTAGCCATTTTTGAAAGGATCGGTAGGCAAGTCCATTTATATAGAAAAAATAGCTAACCGAACCGCCAGTTTTGATCATACTTTTAGCCAATTTGCGGACGTTTTTTTGTTTTCTAACTTTACTGTCAGAGAGATAAATCCCTAACAAACCTCGGTTGATCAATTGGTGAAACCTTTTATGTGGCAAATACTCTGTATGTCGATCTGCTTCAAAAACAAAATGCTTTAACCGTTCAAAAAGCGTCTCCTCATTTTCGTAATAAAAACAGAAATTCAAGTCCCCACCGGCCTTGTCCTCTTCTTGATCAATAAAATAATCTAGAAGTATATGGAGACCCTGTATGTATGGAAAATAACCCTTACGAATATTTTCTGCATCACTAGCTTTAAAGTCAGCTCTCATCGCATAGGAAATAAGACAAAAAATCCCTAGTGTTGAACCAGAGCATGCCGAAAATTCATACCATTCCATCTCAGGAAACCTGTTTTGATGAAGATGGAACCATGCTTCCAAGCGCGGCACCCTCTCGGCTTGGTTTACATGCTTGTGAATTTGCAAATCACAATAGTAGTCACAAAGTTCCTTAAGGTACTCACTAATTAAGGAGTAATTTTGCAGCTCCCGTAAAACGGTTCTGCAGGTTTCTGTTAAATCATTCAAGTAATTACCATCGTCTTGATCTTCCCGAAGACGGTAGTAGTTTTTTGG from Neobacillus sp. FSL H8-0543 includes:
- a CDS encoding MFS transporter: MPRALWLLIIGMAVNVTGSSFLWPLNTIYIHDHLGKSLSVAGVVLMLNAGASVIGNLYGGSLFDKIGGYKSILLGISITLSALVGLTFWHGWPEYIVFQILIGFGTGVIFPAMFAMAGSVWKEGGRKAFNAIYVAQNLGVAVGAALGGIVANYSFDLIFLANTIMFVIFLLIAVFGYKGIEAGAVKQANNSLANGVVLKSRVKLYALLILCTGYLLCWVGYVQWQTTIATYTQEINISLMQYSLLWTINGALIVLGQPLLNGLIKRLATTLKVQIIIGMGIFIVSFLVAGNASAFTGFLVGMIILTIGEMFIWPAVPTIAFNLAPKGREGFYQGIVNSTATGGRMVGPLLGGMIVDLYSMSALFYVLIGLFLIAILTTIIYDRGLKKEPLVVTASTVSQ
- a CDS encoding ammonia-forming cytochrome c nitrite reductase subunit c552, with product MKRFRYGAYLLLLTFVLIITGCSNDGESKTANASDSKETTGLSADEISNEAFKDLFPLQYNSYMKNEKMEDTTYGGSVKRSKYDPDKEPLLPVLFNGYGFAVEYNEDRGHTYALEDIKNVKRITDKSVGSCYTCKSTAVPQMLEEMGDDYWGANFNSEIWTKGEAMGHSPIGCSDCHDPETMDLRITRPSFTKGLESQGIDVSNPTKNDMRSYVCGQCHVEYHFAASNSEVIFPWAEGFKPEDIYEYYNTIAKENGFEKDWISNISGAPMLKAQHSEFETHAQGTHGKANVSCADCHMPFERVDGKRKITSHWWTSPLKTMDTSCGQCHGDRDLDKLKDRVADIQETNFSALHEAQNISTTAHYYVNKMITSGVSEDKIKQAQEFVRKGQWFWDFVAAENSSGFHNPQGSMDSLRESTVQSNNAIRLATEELVKKGVDMKELDQEIEKVKKAVQAETDNFKKKDHAVNSYFPAQQPVAPAVKK
- a CDS encoding NapC/NirT family cytochrome c, whose translation is MFKKWFKKLMAIDKRVLLVVALLVGVALSFGTVKTMAYLDSPNFCQNCHTMENVYTSFVDSTHSELQCNDCHLPHESEVGKLFFKGRAGMTHIYYNTLGTEDIPDRIYATSRTMRVINQNCADCHASTVTNVSHDSKDNCMSCHQTVPHGADFKDDTFDKPAKSGDLLKIKGGF
- a CDS encoding glycogen biosynthesis protein GlgD, translated to MKKRSKQQNPEQKTRNGINNQDLEAGKDFDIVKQAKKKYEDSGGQPVKSKFHQEKN
- a CDS encoding YtzC family protein — its product is MATRDSMSELMQQCEDAIRYAQDEFKESSLQEHYNDDDYTTALQRLEQTYQDIAKMAHSANAQQRDQLHRMRLQIQQMQNTMILQGGHTAGGRGEYS
- a CDS encoding TIGR01212 family radical SAM protein (This family includes YhcC from E. coli K-12, an uncharacterized radical SAM protein.) yields the protein MIQTNPFPYASDDKRYHTWNYHLRQQFGHKVFKVALDGGFDCPNRDGTVAHGGCTFCSASGSGDFAGNRVETLETQFQEIKEKMHTKWKDGKYMAYFQAFTNTHAPVDVLREKFETVLKQEGVVGLSIATRPDCLPDDVVEYLAELNERTYLWVELGLQTVHERTALLINRAHDFQCYVEGVNKLRKHGIRICSHIINGLPLESTEMMMKTAREVAKLDVQGIKIHLLHLLKGTPMVKQYEKGMLDFLSQEDYVNLVCDQLEILPPEMIVHRITGDGPIDLMVGPMWSVNKWEVLNAIDAELKRRDSYQGKFYQVSKAGI
- a CDS encoding class I SAM-dependent methyltransferase encodes the protein MKMDKILPFTKNLLKKAVKSGEIVVDATVGNGHDTLFLAELVGESGRVFGFDVQEQAISATKERLSQYGYLERVTIFHTGHEQLEKMIPSEYHGKITGAVFNLGYLPNSDKSIFTRPESTISAVEQMISVLAPEGIIVLVIYHGFPEGAVERDALLSYCQQIDQKTAHVLKYQYINQQNNPPFIIAIEKI
- a CDS encoding tetraprenyl-beta-curcumene synthase family protein, coding for MSKIYRRIIPAVHQELNKWTERAENIPNPELRTQALASIKHKTFHCEGGGILALMAMKEYKKAVEFIVAYQTISDYLDNLCDRSTSLDPEDFAALHEAMADALTLESGPKNYYRLREDQDDGNYLNDLTETCRTVLRELQNYSLISEYLKELCDYYCDLQIHKHVNQAERVPRLEAWFHLHQNRFPEMEWYEFSACSGSTLGIFCLISYAMRADFKASDAENIRKGYFPYIQGLHILLDYFIDQEEDKAGGDLNFCFYYENEETLFERLKHFVFEADRHTEYLPHKRFHQLINRGLLGIYLSDSKVRKQKNVRKLAKSMIKTGGSVSYFFYINGLAYRSFQKWLPAFVTRGNRKPKYLESK